In Methanooceanicella nereidis, a single window of DNA contains:
- a CDS encoding nucleotide pyrophosphohydrolase, whose translation MPSDSSSTVNDLKSEVQRFCEDRDWDRFHNAKDLAIGISTEAAELLDNFRFKSNNEIEGLFFKDETREQITQELADVMFFILRFSQVYDIDLAEELTKKMEINEKKYPVEKARGSNKKYTEL comes from the coding sequence ATGCCTTCCGACTCTTCATCCACCGTCAACGACCTGAAATCCGAAGTCCAGCGCTTCTGCGAAGACCGCGACTGGGACCGTTTCCACAACGCAAAGGATCTGGCGATAGGCATCTCTACGGAAGCCGCCGAGCTACTTGATAACTTCCGCTTCAAGTCAAACAATGAGATAGAAGGCTTATTCTTCAAGGACGAGACCCGCGAGCAGATAACCCAAGAGCTGGCAGACGTCATGTTCTTCATCCTCAGGTTCTCCCAGGTATACGACATCGACCTGGCCGAAGAGCTTACAAAAAAGATGGAGATCAACGAGAAAAAATACCCGGTAGAAAAAGCTCGAGGGTCAAACAAAAAATACACTGAACTCTGA
- a CDS encoding very short patch repair endonuclease — MEFIRDGRSPIPESEVTSRVMSSIRGKDTKPELKLRKALRDAGLSGYRLHWKKAPGRPDIAYPGKKIAIFVHGCFWHRCPKCNPPTTKTHKNFWDEKFRKNVERDKKKTEALVNTGWKVFVFWECEIESDLQKCVDQIHEYISNIDY; from the coding sequence ATGGAATTCATAAGGGACGGAAGGTCTCCTATACCCGAGTCAGAAGTAACCTCAAGAGTTATGAGCTCGATAAGGGGAAAAGATACCAAACCTGAACTAAAATTAAGAAAAGCATTAAGAGATGCAGGGCTATCAGGTTATCGGTTACATTGGAAAAAAGCACCTGGTAGACCTGATATTGCTTATCCTGGGAAAAAAATCGCAATATTCGTTCATGGTTGTTTTTGGCATAGATGCCCTAAATGCAATCCCCCGACAACGAAAACACATAAAAATTTTTGGGACGAAAAATTTAGGAAAAATGTTGAAAGGGATAAGAAAAAAACTGAAGCTTTAGTAAATACGGGATGGAAAGTTTTTGTTTTTTGGGAATGTGAGATTGAATCCGATTTGCAAAAATGTGTAGACCAAATACATGAATATATCTCGAATATCGATTACTAA
- a CDS encoding DNA cytosine methyltransferase, translating to MNEKASGITVIDLFCGGGGFSEGFHQAGYNVVYGIDNWKPACDTHTINGLGETDRIDLLKIDVDGILNIKKELEIKYNKIDIVIGSPPCTEFSYAKKAGRGDIEKGMLLVRKHLLFVTLFKPKYWLMENVPRLESVLNEECDGSKNSGWTISYEKLGIPTHRFRELGLEGSSLEIPYGEVFTASDFGAPENRKRFIAGNFPIGLMNDQKVGKDVDVSLGGLLKRLKDSLIVSEKTGFIEDPNYRGHFIRKDDLRDYNYNTSLHPMYWEEMRHLKRRHIQYGRMNLPEDPSVPARTIMATATSSSRESLIFETDEYQLYQGKKRKIFRQPKVREVACIQGFPLDFQLVASRLNDRYKLIGNAVPCQLSYALAKAISTKIKMNYSKIKDMDFKERAKSTLDMQVLNNNGPIVSRPVQIVDEAIINGNVHKTFKAKPLKNIRRKLLSSKLEQDSSVVIFENADSEDGKVSGSLVWKACIQRGMGSKFYKVYIDETSISNILLDLSIPFDSFLLRKLVREGINEVDKGAPKFTDNWSEFPGWLADNNEYLSYITAERINFPATTLLQKAFTTDVPDLNGYVGPIDIFDSIDAIMLLLFNNEEFLHLKNRMIRISHIKDNNNYPNRIDPRIINEINNTDIPLVTLTAATLNICILIKMYEQDEDINNPYYKSLIKAKDMIKKWCKK from the coding sequence ATGAATGAAAAAGCATCAGGAATAACAGTTATCGATTTATTCTGTGGAGGAGGGGGTTTTAGCGAAGGATTCCATCAAGCAGGTTATAATGTAGTGTATGGTATCGATAATTGGAAGCCCGCATGCGATACACATACAATTAATGGCTTAGGTGAAACTGATCGCATAGATCTTTTAAAAATTGATGTTGATGGTATATTAAATATTAAAAAAGAACTTGAAATAAAATATAATAAAATAGACATCGTTATTGGAAGCCCACCATGTACAGAATTTTCCTATGCTAAGAAAGCCGGTAGAGGGGATATTGAAAAAGGTATGCTTTTAGTAAGAAAGCACTTATTGTTCGTCACATTATTTAAACCAAAATATTGGCTTATGGAGAATGTTCCAAGATTAGAATCAGTATTAAACGAAGAATGCGATGGTTCAAAAAACTCCGGTTGGACTATATCATATGAAAAATTAGGGATACCCACCCATAGATTTAGAGAATTAGGTCTAGAAGGATCCTCATTAGAGATACCATATGGTGAAGTATTCACAGCTTCAGATTTTGGTGCGCCGGAGAATAGAAAAAGGTTCATAGCGGGTAACTTTCCAATAGGATTAATGAATGACCAAAAAGTTGGAAAGGATGTTGATGTAAGTTTAGGTGGACTCTTAAAAAGATTAAAAGACAGTTTAATTGTGAGTGAAAAAACTGGCTTTATTGAAGACCCTAACTATAGAGGACACTTTATTAGAAAAGATGATCTGAGAGATTATAATTATAATACTTCTTTACATCCAATGTATTGGGAAGAGATGCGACATTTAAAAAGACGACATATTCAGTATGGTAGAATGAACTTGCCAGAAGACCCAAGCGTACCGGCAAGAACTATCATGGCAACAGCGACATCGTCCTCAAGAGAGTCATTGATATTCGAGACAGATGAGTATCAATTATACCAAGGTAAAAAAAGAAAGATATTTAGACAGCCAAAAGTTCGAGAAGTAGCCTGCATACAGGGATTTCCCCTCGACTTTCAGTTAGTGGCATCTAGGTTGAATGATAGATATAAATTGATTGGAAATGCAGTCCCATGCCAGTTATCTTATGCGCTTGCTAAAGCAATATCTACAAAAATAAAAATGAACTATTCAAAAATAAAAGATATGGATTTTAAAGAAAGGGCAAAATCGACATTAGATATGCAAGTTTTGAATAATAATGGACCTATAGTATCAAGACCAGTACAGATAGTTGATGAAGCAATAATTAATGGTAATGTTCATAAGACCTTTAAAGCAAAACCATTGAAGAACATTCGTAGAAAATTATTATCTTCAAAATTAGAGCAGGATTCAAGTGTAGTAATATTTGAGAATGCAGACTCTGAAGATGGGAAGGTCTCTGGTAGTTTAGTTTGGAAAGCGTGTATACAGAGGGGAATGGGTAGTAAATTTTATAAAGTATATATAGACGAGACAAGTATATCAAATATATTGTTGGATTTAAGTATACCATTTGATTCATTTTTATTAAGAAAACTGGTAAGAGAAGGAATAAATGAGGTTGATAAGGGAGCACCAAAATTCACAGATAATTGGTCAGAGTTCCCGGGATGGCTGGCGGATAATAATGAGTATTTATCATATATTACCGCAGAAAGAATAAATTTCCCAGCGACAACGTTGTTACAAAAAGCATTTACAACTGATGTCCCGGATTTGAATGGATATGTAGGCCCAATAGACATATTCGACAGTATAGATGCAATTATGTTATTATTATTTAATAACGAAGAATTTTTACATTTAAAAAATAGAATGATTAGAATCAGTCATATTAAAGATAATAATAATTATCCGAATCGAATAGATCCTAGAATTATAAACGAGATTAATAATACTGATATACCTCTAGTGACCTTGACTGCTGCAACATTAAATATTTGTATTTTAATAAAAATGTATGAACAGGATGAAGATATTAATAATCCATATTATAAATCTTTAATTAAAGCAAAAGATATGATAAAAAAATGGTGTAAAAAATAA